The following coding sequences are from one Psychrobacter sp. AH5 window:
- the tusD gene encoding sulfurtransferase complex subunit TusD — protein MTTKTTLLITKDPSHPLAHLALRYAQALLNDEADKTKADNSHQPNLQLFFYADAAPLANRLRWQSADQLDLTQAWQTLAAEHNITLPICVSTALSRGVSDSDNSARHQLSGDNLASGFELVGLSELAMMLQTHSRLISF, from the coding sequence ATGACTACCAAGACTACTTTGCTAATCACTAAAGATCCTAGCCATCCGCTAGCTCATTTGGCCCTGCGTTACGCGCAAGCTTTACTCAATGATGAAGCTGATAAGACTAAGGCTGATAATAGTCATCAGCCAAACTTGCAGCTGTTCTTTTATGCAGATGCCGCGCCTTTGGCAAATCGCTTGCGCTGGCAATCAGCCGATCAGCTTGACTTAACCCAAGCCTGGCAAACGCTAGCTGCTGAGCATAATATCACTTTACCTATATGCGTCAGCACCGCGCTTAGCCGCGGCGTCAGTGATAGTGATAACAGTGCTCGTCATCAGTTAAGCGGTGATAACTTAGCCAGTGGCTTTGAATTAGTCGGACTAAGTGAGCTGGCTATGATGCTACAAACCCATAGTCGCCTAATCTCATTTTAA
- a CDS encoding IS1 family transposase yields the protein MKTQIQINCPDCHSLSLKKNGIKSYGKQNYQCKDCKRQFIGDHAVTYNGCHSRIEDLIRLMTVRGCGVRDIAVIAKVSIGKVLSTIGSSIYKIVPKKHYYERLEVDEFWTYVYRKKRKVWLIYAYDRATNEIVAYVWGKRDLKTAKKLRIRLKQLTVSYGSISMDNWDSFITAFKSDNKRIGKQHTIGIEGNNCRLRHRLRRAVRKTCCFSKKLDNHFKVFDLVFFYVNYGYV from the coding sequence ATGAAGACACAAATACAGATCAATTGCCCCGACTGTCACAGTCTTAGTCTAAAGAAAAATGGCATAAAAAGCTATGGCAAGCAGAACTACCAATGTAAGGACTGCAAACGTCAGTTTATTGGCGATCATGCAGTAACCTATAACGGCTGTCACTCTAGAATAGAAGATCTCATACGACTGATGACTGTCCGAGGTTGTGGTGTTAGAGACATAGCCGTTATAGCCAAGGTTAGCATCGGAAAAGTGCTTAGCACCATAGGCTCATCCATTTACAAGATTGTACCTAAGAAGCACTATTATGAACGCTTAGAGGTTGATGAGTTCTGGACTTACGTGTATCGCAAGAAGCGTAAAGTCTGGCTCATCTACGCTTATGACCGTGCTACTAATGAGATTGTCGCTTATGTCTGGGGCAAACGTGACCTAAAAACGGCTAAGAAGTTAAGAATACGTTTAAAGCAGCTTACAGTCAGCTATGGCTCTATTAGTATGGACAACTGGGACAGTTTTATAACCGCCTTTAAAAGTGATAACAAACGAATTGGCAAACAGCATACGATAGGGATTGAAGGCAATAACTGCCGTCTTAGACACCGATTGCGTCGAGCGGTTAGAAAGACTTGTTGCTTCTCAAAAAAGCTTGATAATCACTTTAAAGTATTCGATCTGGTGTTCTTTTATGTCAATTATGGCTACGTCTGA
- a CDS encoding TusE/DsrC/DsvC family sulfur relay protein, protein MNNDDFVTLATLTLDQDGHLCDHSLWTPVIAQQLADTLAVELTDEHLQVLLQVREFFDKFNHAPATRPLIKWLQKTLPEQNISNQKLQQLFNTGLVARHVNRLAGLPKPPNCL, encoded by the coding sequence ATGAATAATGATGATTTTGTTACTTTGGCGACTCTCACTTTAGATCAAGATGGTCATCTTTGCGATCACAGTCTTTGGACACCGGTTATTGCTCAGCAGCTAGCAGATACTTTGGCAGTCGAATTAACTGATGAGCATTTACAAGTATTGCTGCAAGTACGAGAATTCTTTGACAAATTCAATCATGCGCCGGCTACCCGCCCGCTGATTAAATGGCTACAAAAAACTTTGCCTGAACAGAATATAAGTAATCAAAAACTGCAGCAGCTCTTCAATACCGGTTTAGTCGCGCGCCATGTCAATCGGCTAGCAGGCTTACCAAAGCCGCCTAATTGCTTATAA
- a CDS encoding tRNA (cytidine(34)-2'-O)-methyltransferase has translation MTIHIVLVAPKMPSNTGNIIRLCANSGAQLHLVRPLGFELDNKKLRRAGLDYHEYAHLQVHEDWAAAKQALGAADCHIITALTTKLSRPLYDYDFAKLSKQKVLPNVALVFGSETSGLADNIRADIGADNWLRLPMLPDSRSLNLANSVAICLYEVWRQQGFYGDTGQSIGYDTLSVYNPKE, from the coding sequence ATGACTATTCATATCGTACTCGTAGCTCCCAAAATGCCCAGCAACACAGGTAACATTATTCGTCTTTGTGCCAATAGTGGCGCGCAACTACATTTAGTCAGACCCTTAGGCTTTGAGCTTGATAATAAAAAACTGCGCCGAGCGGGTTTGGATTACCATGAATATGCGCATTTGCAAGTGCATGAAGACTGGGCGGCCGCTAAACAAGCTTTAGGCGCGGCTGATTGTCACATTATTACTGCTTTGACCACTAAGCTTAGCCGTCCCTTATACGATTATGATTTTGCTAAGCTGTCAAAACAGAAGGTTTTACCGAATGTCGCCTTGGTGTTTGGCTCAGAAACCTCAGGTTTAGCCGATAACATCCGCGCGGATATTGGCGCTGATAATTGGCTGAGATTACCGATGTTACCGGACTCGCGCAGCCTAAACCTAGCCAATAGTGTAGCGATATGTCTATATGAGGTATGGCGTCAGCAGGGCTTTTATGGTGATACAGGTCAAAGTATCGGTTATGATACTTTGAGTGTGTATAATCCAAAAGAATAA
- a CDS encoding entericidin A/B family lipoprotein: MKKLVIASLTAMFVLTGCNTFKGLGQDVSSAGDAVSNTATDVKQKI, encoded by the coding sequence ATGAAAAAATTAGTAATCGCATCTTTGACTGCTATGTTTGTATTGACTGGTTGCAACACTTTTAAAGGTCTTGGCCAAGACGTCTCAAGTGCTGGTGATGCTGTTAGCAACACCGCTACTGACGTAAAGCAAAAAATCTAA
- the hemW gene encoding radical SAM family heme chaperone HemW — MSEMKANACYNHPTNGLSNDSNHSQSPKIGELEVTSIPLALYIHIPWCIKKCPYCDFNSHELPEHSSISMYDEYVDALLADAKLQQPLAQGRKLVSIFIGGGTPSLLPIIHYQRLFHGLRQCFDFCDDIEITMEANPGTLEHAPFREYLQVGINRLSIGVQSFSADKLKTLGRIHDPKQALTAIQAAREAGFSRVNVDLMHGLPQQSLVEALHDIQLAHDTGATHISWYQLTIEPNTVFYREQPILPDEDNLADIEEAGQALLQSLGYQNYEVSAWVGRLDKPCRHNLNYWQFGDYLAIGAGAHGKVSINPAKLAKKHVDLFDQSSIESGIYRFSKSRLPRDYINYKDYVDYKGLRDNTERVIAPKMVGWQPIAGDEMVSEFMLNALRLHDGVTWQLFETRTGLNYSAIAKPIEKLITQKLLVANAEKLQTTKLGQRYLNQILREFL; from the coding sequence ATGTCAGAAATGAAAGCTAATGCTTGTTATAACCACCCTACAAATGGCTTGAGCAATGACTCAAATCATAGCCAAAGCCCTAAAATCGGTGAGCTTGAGGTTACCAGTATTCCGCTAGCGCTCTATATCCATATCCCTTGGTGTATAAAAAAGTGCCCTTATTGCGATTTTAACTCGCATGAGCTGCCAGAGCATAGCTCCATATCTATGTATGATGAGTATGTCGATGCGCTACTGGCTGATGCCAAGCTGCAGCAGCCTTTAGCGCAGGGGCGTAAACTCGTCTCGATATTCATCGGTGGCGGTACGCCATCCTTGTTGCCGATTATTCACTATCAACGCCTCTTTCACGGTCTGCGTCAGTGTTTTGACTTTTGCGATGATATTGAGATCACCATGGAGGCCAATCCAGGCACGCTTGAGCACGCGCCCTTTCGCGAGTATCTACAGGTAGGCATTAACCGCTTGTCTATTGGCGTGCAAAGCTTTAGTGCTGATAAGCTCAAAACCCTTGGGCGTATTCATGACCCAAAGCAAGCGCTAACGGCTATTCAGGCGGCGCGTGAAGCGGGTTTTAGTAGAGTCAATGTCGACTTAATGCACGGTCTGCCGCAGCAAAGCCTCGTCGAGGCGCTACACGATATTCAGTTAGCGCATGATACTGGCGCTACCCATATCTCTTGGTATCAGCTGACTATCGAGCCAAACACCGTATTTTATCGCGAACAGCCTATCTTGCCTGATGAGGATAATTTAGCTGACATTGAAGAGGCAGGGCAGGCTTTGCTACAAAGCTTGGGTTATCAAAATTATGAAGTATCGGCTTGGGTAGGCAGGCTGGATAAGCCTTGTCGGCATAACCTCAATTATTGGCAATTTGGCGATTATTTAGCGATTGGCGCCGGCGCTCATGGCAAAGTGAGTATTAACCCGGCTAAACTTGCTAAAAAACACGTAGATTTATTTGACCAATCATCGATCGAGTCCGGTATTTATCGCTTTAGTAAGTCGCGTCTACCTAGAGATTATATTAATTATAAAGATTACGTTGACTACAAAGGCTTGAGAGATAACACTGAGCGCGTTATAGCTCCTAAAATGGTAGGTTGGCAGCCGATTGCTGGTGATGAGATGGTCAGTGAGTTTATGCTTAATGCATTAAGGCTACATGACGGGGTTACTTGGCAGTTGTTTGAGACCCGCACTGGTCTAAACTACAGCGCTATTGCCAAGCCGATAGAAAAATTAATTACCCAAAAGTTGCTTGTGGCGAATGCAGAAAAACTACAGACTACTAAGCTTGGTCAGCGCTATCTAAATCAGATATTACGAGAGTTTCTATAA
- a CDS encoding EVE domain-containing protein, whose translation MAYWLMKSNPKYFGITDLQRLGVECWDGVRNYRARNFMRDEMRVGDQVIFYHSSAKPSGVAGIMRVVKAGYPDPSQFHPEHKHYDPLATIETPRWYMVDLSFEQAFKDILPLSQLKFIPALEDSLLLKKGCEQLTVIPLQPKHWQAIMEMAEILELL comes from the coding sequence ATGGCTTATTGGCTAATGAAATCTAACCCCAAATATTTTGGCATAACCGATTTGCAGCGCTTAGGAGTAGAGTGTTGGGACGGGGTACGTAATTACCGTGCTCGTAACTTTATGCGTGATGAGATGCGCGTTGGTGATCAAGTTATCTTTTATCACTCAAGCGCTAAGCCCTCAGGCGTCGCTGGTATTATGAGGGTGGTAAAAGCCGGCTATCCTGATCCGAGTCAATTTCACCCAGAGCACAAACATTATGATCCGCTAGCAACTATCGAGACGCCTCGTTGGTATATGGTTGACTTAAGCTTTGAGCAGGCTTTTAAAGATATCTTGCCCTTGTCTCAGCTTAAGTTTATACCGGCGTTAGAGGATTCGCTACTACTCAAAAAAGGCTGCGAGCAATTAACCGTGATTCCACTACAACCTAAGCATTGGCAAGCTATTATGGAGATGGCTGAGATTTTAGAGCTGCTATAG
- the tnpA gene encoding IS200/IS605 family transposase, with protein sequence MILDTNSHSVFLLNYHLVMVTKYRREVFDDEVSDAAKSIFERIGDSYKIELIEWNHDKDHIHVLFKAHPKTEISKFINAYKSASSRLLKKDYPKIKEKLWKSKFWSQSFCLITTGGAPLDVIKQYVIDQGQ encoded by the coding sequence ATGATACTAGACACTAATTCCCATTCAGTCTTTTTGCTAAACTATCACCTTGTCATGGTTACCAAGTATCGTCGTGAGGTGTTTGACGATGAAGTGTCAGATGCCGCCAAGTCAATATTTGAGCGCATTGGTGATAGCTATAAGATTGAGCTAATAGAGTGGAATCATGATAAAGACCATATTCATGTTTTATTCAAGGCTCACCCTAAAACGGAAATCAGCAAGTTCATTAATGCTTATAAATCGGCTAGTTCTCGCTTACTTAAAAAAGACTATCCCAAAATCAAAGAAAAACTTTGGAAGTCCAAGTTTTGGTCACAATCTTTTTGCTTAATCACTACAGGCGGAGCGCCTTTAGATGTTATCAAACAGTATGTTATTGATCAGGGTCAATAA
- a CDS encoding helix-turn-helix domain-containing protein, translating into MTKQLLKAYKVRLYPNDEQKEFFAKPPAARALSGI; encoded by the coding sequence ATGACAAAGCAACTCCTAAAAGCCTATAAAGTAAGATTGTATCCTAATGATGAGCAGAAAGAATTTTTTGCCAAGCCGCCGGCTGCACGCGCTTTATCTGGAATATGA
- a CDS encoding RNA-guided endonuclease InsQ/TnpB family protein, whose translation MFCQAAGCTRFIWNMMLADKIEYYNEHKVELKNTPAQYKKEFEWLKEVDSLALANVQQNLRAAYSKFFKGAGFPKFKKKGHRDSYTTNNQKGSVSTTSNSVKLPKIGRVKASFPSSINGLIKNATVSRKPDAIR comes from the coding sequence ATTTTTTGCCAAGCCGCCGGCTGCACGCGCTTTATCTGGAATATGATGCTTGCTGATAAGATTGAGTATTACAACGAGCATAAGGTCGAGCTTAAAAACACCCCTGCGCAATACAAAAAAGAGTTCGAATGGCTTAAAGAGGTAGATAGCTTAGCACTAGCCAATGTTCAGCAAAACCTAAGGGCCGCCTATAGTAAGTTTTTCAAAGGCGCGGGCTTCCCTAAATTCAAGAAAAAGGGTCATCGTGATAGCTACACCACCAACAACCAAAAGGGCAGCGTGTCTACAACCAGTAATAGCGTTAAACTACCCAAGATTGGTCGTGTTAAAGCTAGTTTTCCAAGCAGTATAAATGGGTTGATAAAGAACGCCACAGTAAGCCGTAAGCCGGATGCCATCAGGTAA
- a CDS encoding RNA-guided endonuclease TnpB family protein, translated as MPSGKYYVSLLVETIIDELPKTGSNIGVDLGLTDFIVLSDGSKAANPKFLSKLQDKLAREQKTLARRREIANTEQRKLSDSKNYQKQKLKVAKVYERITNCRKDFLHKLSFNLIKNHDVIAIEDLNVKGMVKNRKLAKAISDSSWSTFTTMLAYKAEWYGKALIKIDRWYPSSKTCSGCGHLLIKDKLSLSVRSWTCPSCQQNNNRDINASINILNEGLKLASIKTVGAAGLA; from the coding sequence ATGCCATCAGGTAAATACTATGTCAGCTTATTGGTAGAAACAATAATTGATGAACTACCCAAAACTGGCTCAAACATTGGTGTTGATTTAGGATTAACAGACTTCATCGTCTTATCAGATGGTAGTAAAGCTGCTAACCCTAAGTTTCTATCAAAGCTACAAGACAAGCTTGCGCGAGAGCAAAAAACACTAGCCAGAAGGCGAGAAATTGCCAATACTGAACAACGTAAGCTGTCTGATAGTAAGAACTATCAAAAGCAAAAGCTCAAGGTTGCCAAAGTCTATGAGAGGATAACTAACTGCCGCAAAGACTTTCTGCATAAACTCTCATTCAATCTCATCAAAAACCACGATGTGATTGCAATTGAGGACTTGAACGTCAAGGGCATGGTCAAGAACCGTAAGCTTGCCAAAGCCATATCAGATAGCTCATGGTCAACCTTTACCACGATGCTGGCTTATAAAGCAGAATGGTACGGCAAAGCGCTGATTAAAATAGATAGATGGTATCCATCTTCTAAAACCTGCTCAGGATGCGGTCACTTACTGATAAAAGATAAGCTATCTCTGTCAGTAAGGTCTTGGACTTGTCCTAGTTGCCAACAAAATAACAATAGAGACATCAACGCTAGCATAAACATCCTCAATGAGGGGTTGAAGCTGGCATCAATC